CCCTTCCTTTCTGGCGACCGAGCTGACTGCGGCCACGACCGTGACGTGCTCCCCCGGACGCACATGGTCGAGCGTACGCATCTGGCGGTAATCGTCGTAGCGGCGCGGCAGAGTATAAAGCATGTCTCGAATGGTCGAGATGCCCAGGCGCGCCAGCTTGTCGGCCATTTTGTCGCCGACTTTATGCAGGGCGGTGACCGGCGTCTTCAGCGCCTCCAGACGCGCGGCGGCTTCCTCGGGTGAGAGCGATTCCCGCCGGGGACGGCGCGGCGCGCGCGTGGCGGGCCGTGTTTCGGGCTGTGGGGTGGGTGGCTGCCAGTCGGAGGGCGATCCCGCCGACGCGAACCAATCATCGACGCCGTCCCCGTCCGAGTCGCCGCCCTCGTCCGCGTCGCGCGTGGAGCGCGGCGCAGGTTTGGATCGGGGCGGGGGGGCGGCACGCTTCGGCGCAGGTGGCGGTGGCGGAGCCTCGACGCGGGCCGGAGCTGGTTCCGATGGTGCGGCGGCTTCCGGTGGTGACGCAGGCCTATCGGGCGCGGCAGGTACCGGTGTCTCACCGTACTCGGAGGGTGGCAGGTCCGGCGGCGCGGGGATGCGGCCCATGATACGCCCCATCATGTAACGGATCGCTTCGTGGCGGTCTTCCAATCCCTCGATAGATGGGTAGGACTGAAGTCGGGACGCCATTTCATCCACGAGCTGGTGGTGTTCCGGTCGCTTGGCTTGCTGGTGCGCTTCCGGTACCCACTTGGACGCAAATGACTGCAGACCGCCGATGACAGCAGTATTTTTGTAACCGGTGTCCTGTTCTAGTTTCAGAATTTTGACCAGGGTTTCTAACGCCGAAGGCATGTAACACCCGTCCTATTTTTATGCTTTGCGCACGATGCCAAGCCCAAGTCCCTTCGGACCCACGTGCACGCCAAGCACTGGCGTGGCTTCGACAATGGGAACCGGTGTCTTGGGGTGAATATCCGCGAGCGCTTCCAGCAGCCGCTGAGCGCCTTCGGGATTAACGGTGTGCATGACGGCCAGATAGTCGAATGGCGCGGTCTCGTGCGCCAGCTCGACCATGGCATCGAAGAGGCGCTGGCTCGTCCGCACGCGCGCCACCGCGGATACCACACCTTCGTGCAAACGGACGATGGGTCTGATTTGGAAAAGACTGCCAACCACGGCGGTCGCCCATCCGACGCGCCCGCTGCGCCGCAGGTGCTCCATCGTGTCCAGCGCGGCGTAGACGTCGGTGCGCGGCTGCATGCCCTCCAGCGTGGCGGTAATCGCCTCGACGCTGGCCCCGTCGCGCGCCATCTCGGCGGCGACGTAGACCTGCCAGCCGAGGCCCATTGTCGTCTGGCGGCTGTCGATGACGGTGACGCGTGCGGGATCGGTCTCTTCAGCGGCCAGCCGGAACGTGTTGAAGATGCCGCTGAGCTGCGCAGCGGCGGTGATGCCGATGACGTGTTCAGCCCCATCCAGCGCCCGTGCGATGGCATCCGCCGATTCGCCGACCGATCCGGCTGCTGTCGTCGGGTGAATTGGGGCGGAGACCATGCGCTGGTAGAAGCCGGCGCGCGTGATCTGCACGCCGTCGTCGGCGAGGCTCTCGTCCCCAAACTGCACGTACGTGGGCACGATGCGGATGTCAAACTGCTCGATCCACGCTGCAGGAAGGTCGCAGGTGCTGTCAGTGACGATACGGATGCGGTCCATTAGAACACATCCTCGTCCTCGTCACCCTCATAGACGACCAGCCCGGTCGCGTCCAGTCCGATCAGTGCGGCGAGGCTGGGGCCGTACATCGTGGAGGGGAAGCTGCGCCCTGGGAACTCGCCGCCAAGCTGCTCTTGCAGCGCGCGGATGGTGTCGGTTGCGTAGGGCGTGTTTTGCAGGATGACGAGATCGTTCACATTGGAAAACTCGGTCACGAACTCGACCAGTTTGTCGACAGCCTGAGCGTCGGTGCGCACCTTTTCCATCGGGATAATCTCGCCTTCCTCGATCGTCAGGAACGGCTTGATGTTCAGCATCGCGCCGAGCACGGACTGCGACTCGCTCAGCAGGCCGTTGCGACGCAGGTATTCGAGCGATTCGACGTACACGACGATGTAGATGTGCGCCACCATGCCTCGCACGATACGCACGACTTCGTCGATGTCCAACCCATCTTCGACCGCGCGCGCAGCCGCTTCGACCAGCATGCCCAGACCCACCGACGTGGTCAGCGAATCGAGCACGACGATCTCGCAGCGCCCCAGCAGGGTCTTGGTCGCGGTACGCGCGTTGTTCCATGTAGCCCCGAACGCCCGCGACATATGCAGCGACAGGACTTTGTCCGTGCTGCGGTTGAGGCGGCCATATACGGCTGTGAACGCATCGACGCTGGGCGCTGACAGGGTGATGGGGGCGTTGGACTGGTTTTGCAGCCGGAAGAATGCCTCCGTGTCAAGATCGACGCCCTCGCGGAAGGATTGCGCGCCGAGGTGAACCGTGTTGGGCACGACCTCTATATTATAGCGCTTGACGATCTCGGGATTGACGAACTGTGCCGAGCTGTCGGTCACAATCCGAATTTTACCCACAGGGCATTCCTCCTTGGACCCGTTCCGTCATTCCGCACTCAGGATGTAGTGATAATGCGGCTGGCCGCCGCGAACCAGCTCGAACGACTGGTCTTCGTAGCGCGCCTGAAGCCGTTCGACCATCGCTTCGGCGTCCGGTGTCTGGATGCCGTCGCCGTAATACAGCGTTACCAACTCGCGCGCATCGACCTGCATTTGCTGGAGGACCTGTTCCATCACGCTGTCCAGGTTGTTGCCGGATACGGCGAGCGTGCCGTCGACCAGGCCGATAATCTGGCCAGTTTCGACCTCGACGCCGTTGAGTTCCACGCTGCGTGTGGCGGTCGTGATCTCGCCGGTGATTACTTCGTCCTTCGCCTCAGCCATCGCCTGCGCGACGTCCGTCAGCTCACCCTTTGGATCGTAGGGGAGCAGGGCGCTGATGCCCTGCGGCATGCTGCGCGTCGGCACGACGATCACGTCCTGGTTAGTCGCCAAACGCGCAGCTTGTTCGGCGGCCAGGATGATGTTCTTATTGTTGGGTAGCAAGATTACCTTGGACGTAGGCACGCGTTGGATCGCTTCCAGGATTTCCTGCGTGCTGGGGTTATTCGTCTGTCCACCCATGACGAGCTGCGTCGCGCCGAGCTGCTTGAACACGCGGGCCAGCCCTGCGCCCGACGACACCGCCACAATGCCGATGTCATCCGGCTCCAGCTCGAACGCGGGGACCTCTTCTTCGGCGGGCGTGGCTTCAAAGAGGCCGGTGCCTGCGGAACGGTTGCGCACATAGTCCTGGAACTGTTCCTGCATGTTTTCGACCACGATGTCCGAGATGCCGCCCAGGCTGATGCCGTAGCTCAGTGGAATGCCGGGGTCGTGCACGTGCACGTGGACCTTAACGGCTTCGTCGTCGCCGACGACCAGCGTCGACCAGCCCATTGCGTCGATCGCAGAGCGGATGACGTTAACGTTGAGGCTGTCGCCCTTAATGATAAATTGCACGTCATACCCGTACCCCATCTCGTCTTCAGGGGCCAGAGTTGCCGCTAAGTCTTCTTGAGTCTGTGAAATTTCTGCGCCCAGGCTTGTCACCACTTCTCCACGAACGTAACGCAGCATGCCCTCAAGAATATAGGCCAACCCGCTGCCGCCGGAGTCCACCACACCGGCCTTTTGCAGAATTGGCAGCATTTCCGGCGTGCGCGCGACCGCGTCTTTGGCGCGCGCCACGACGCGGGTGAGGATCGTTTCCAGGTCTTGCGTGTCTTTGTACGCGCTTTCGGCCTCTTCGGCGGCTTCGCGCGCGACGGTCAGAATCGTGCCTTCGACCGGCTTAATCACGCCCCGGTAAGCGGTGTCGGCGGCCTCGCGCAGCCCGTGCACGGCCAGCTCAGCCGTGAGCGTACGCTGATCTTTGAGCGCGTGGGCGAAGCCCTGCCACAACTGCGACAGGATCGTGCCGGAGTTCCCGCGCGATCCCATCATCGCGCCGTGCGCGATGCGTGCCGCGATATGCCCGGCGTGGTTGCTGCCGTCGTCGGCGATTTCTTTGATGGCGTTGCGCATCGTCATCAGCATGTTGGTGCCGGTGTCGCCATCCGGGACGGGAAAGACATTGAGCTGGTTGACCAGCGCATGGTGCTGGTCGAGCCAGTCTCGCCCAGCCTGTGCCAGTAATTTCAATGTTTGCCCGTCACAGGCGCGATGCGCAGCCGGGGTCTCGGAAGTATGTTGTGACATAGCGACTGTCGTGCCTTCACTCGGGTCGGCTGACGCGCAGGCCCTGCACGTGAACGTTCACCTGGCCTACGGGGATGCCGATACTCTGTTCGACGGTATAACGCACTGCATTAATTAAGCTGTTGGCCACGGACGCGATGCGGGTGCCGTACTCGATCACCACATAGACGTCGATGATGATCTGGGACGCGTCCTGGCGGATCTGGATGCCGCGATGCGGGTCGCGCGTGAGGCTGGCAACCAGATCCGAGGCCAGATTGGGCGATGCCATACCAACCACGCCATAGGTCTGTAAGACGGCGTGCCCGGCAAGCGAGGCGATCGCATTGGGCGAGATCTCGATCATGCCGCGTGAAGTCTCATCGGTGGTCATACATTCATCTCGTGTGAATACAAAGCCCTTGCGTTACTGTTCGCTCTATGGTAGCATGGCGTCCGCTTATTTGGAACAGTCTCGTGGGCGAGGTAGTCTCATGGCGAAGTGCGAAATCTGTGGCAAGATCCCTCAGTTCGGGCATAATGTCAGCCACTCACACCGCAAGACCAATCGCCAGTTCCGGCCCAACATTCAGCGCGTCAAGGTGCTGGACAATGGCCGCCTGGTGAGCAAGTACGTCTGCGCGCAGTGCATCAAGACGATGAGCAAGGACGCGAAGGCTCGCTAGAGCGTTTCTCGGTCCCACTGCTAAACTGACACACAAGGGCCAGCGCATCGCGCTGGCTTTCGTGTTTATGGTCCGCGTCACCATTGACGGACTGCCTCGCGCAACGCCCGTGTTGCCGCTGCAATACCGTCCGGCGCGCGGAAGATGGCCGTACCGGCCACCAGCACGTTGGCGCCGTGTTGCACGACCTGCGGCGCGGTCGTGACGTCGATGCCGCCGTCTACCTGCACGTCTGCCGTGCTGCCCAGCGCGTCCAGCATGCCCCGAATTTCGCCGATCTTGCCCAGCATCTGCGGGATGAACGCCTGCCCGCCAAAGCCCGGATTGACCGTCATCACCAGCACCATGTCCACAAACGGCAGAACTTCCTTCACGGCGACGGCGGGCGTGCCGGGGTTGAGCACTACCGACGGGTGCGCGCCTGCTTCGCGGATCTGCTGCACGGTGCGGTGCAGATGCGGGCAGGTTTCCGCATGAACCGAAATGAGGGTCGCGCCGGCGGCAACGAAGGCCGGGATGAGATTTTCGGGGTGGACGATCATCAGGTGGACGTCGAGCGGCAGCGACGTTACGCGGCGCGCGGCTTCGACCGCCAGAGGCCCCATCGTGATGTTGGGTACGAAACACCCGTCCATCACGTCGATGTGGATCTGGTCTGCACCTGCGGCTTCCGCCTGCCGGATCTGGTCGCCCAGTTGGGTGAAATCGGCGGCTAGGATGGATGGAGCGATACGCAAAGGCAAAGCCAAACGGACCTCCTCAGATGCGCGGCGTATGTTACTGGTAACGCGGCCAAAAAGCAATAGAGAGTTAAGGTTATCTCAATCCGAGCCGGGCGGTGGCTAGAGCGTGTTATGCAATCATGCTTCCCATTCCTTGATTCCTTGTAAGCCCCACCCCTATGGATCGGACATCATCGGGCGCGCGAGAAACCGGTACTCTCACTCAAAAAGTGCAAACAGCCTTTAGCGGTTTTTCAACCGCTTGTCGACGAGCTGCTTGAACGGATCGTCACCCGGCTTGACCGTGACGCTGCGGCTCTTGCCGCCGGGCTGCGCCGGGCCGACGATGCCCAGCTCGTGCATCAGGTCTACGAGGCGCGCGGCGCGCGGGTAGCCCAGGCCGAGGCGGCGCTGGATCAGGGAGGCGGACGCTTCGCCTTCGTTCACGACGAGCGCGATCGCCTCTTCCAGCATTGGATCAGTCTCCGACAGCACCTCGCGCCGCGTCAGGCCGCGCTCCCAGGGCGCGATTCCGCCGGGGTCCATGCGCCCGGCTTCGACTTCCTGCGCGTGCCACGTGCGCCAGTGCTCCACGACGTCGTTGACTTCCTCATCCGAGATATAACAGCCCTGGATACGCTGCGGCCCGGCGGCGTCGGCGGCGAGGTACAGCATGTCGCCGCGCCCCATAAGCGTTTCCGCACCGGTATAGTCGAGCACGACGCGCGAGTCCACGCTGGACGCGACGGCGAACGAGATGCGCGCCGGGAAGTTGGCCTTAATCAACCCGGTGATCACGTCCACGCTGGGACGCTGCGTGGCGACCATCAGGTGAATGCCGACCGCGCGCGCCATCTGCGCCAGCCGGGTCAGCGCGCGCTCGGTTTCGTCCGGGCGCTGCATCATCAAGTCCCCGATCTCGTCGATCACGATCACGAGGTAGGGCAGGTGCTCGTCCTTGCGCCGCCGTCCCAGCAGTTTGTTGTACGTTTCGATGTTGCGCGCGGCTTCTTTTTCGAGCAGCTTGTAGCGGCGCTCCATTTCACGCGTGGACCAGCGCAGCACGCCGATGATGCGGTCCAGCTCGGTCTCGACCGGGCCGAGCAGGTGAGGCAGGCCGTTGAAGCGGCTCAGCTCGACCATCTTAGGATCGAGCAGGATCAATTTGAGCTGGTCCGGCGGATTATTCAGGATGAAGGCTGTGGTCATGGCGGCCAGCATGATCGACTTGCCCGATCCGGTCGTGCCCGCGACAAGCAGGTGCGGCATCGTTTGCAGGTCGGCGATGAACGTCTCTCCGGACACGTCGCGTCCCAGCGGCATCGCGAGCGGACGGTTCCGGTTCTTGTAGAAATTCTCGGATTCGAGCACGGGGCGCAGCGTGACCGTGCTCGGCTTGCGGTTCGGCACTTCGACGCCCACGTACGAATGGCCGGGCACCGGGGCCTGGATGCGCAGGCGCTTGGCCGACAGGGCCAGCGCAAGGTCGCTTGACAGGTTGGCGATCTGGCCGACACGCACGCGGTTGGTGACCATCGCGCCGTCGTCGGTGACCGTCTCCGTGTAGGGCGATACGGCATACATCGTCACGGTCGGGCCGACCTTGACGTCCACGACTTCGACTTCCACGTCAAACTCCAACAGCGTGTTTTTGATGATGCGCGCGTTGGTGTTGATTTCCTCTTCGGTCGGCTTGTCCAGCTCGATCGTGTTGAGCAGATCCAACGGTGGCAGCACCTCGTCGCGCTTGCCGATTTTTTTCACCTCGCGGAAGTCCTCGACGGTGAAGTAGCGCTCCGGCGCGCCCTCATCGTTCTCGCGGACCTGACCGCGTGCGGCATTGCTCCCG
This sequence is a window from Aggregatilinea lenta. Protein-coding genes within it:
- a CDS encoding DegV family protein; its protein translation is MGKIRIVTDSSAQFVNPEIVKRYNIEVVPNTVHLGAQSFREGVDLDTEAFFRLQNQSNAPITLSAPSVDAFTAVYGRLNRSTDKVLSLHMSRAFGATWNNARTATKTLLGRCEIVVLDSLTTSVGLGMLVEAAARAVEDGLDIDEVVRIVRGMVAHIYIVVYVESLEYLRRNGLLSESQSVLGAMLNIKPFLTIEEGEIIPMEKVRTDAQAVDKLVEFVTEFSNVNDLVILQNTPYATDTIRALQEQLGGEFPGRSFPSTMYGPSLAALIGLDATGLVVYEGDEDEDVF
- the rpe gene encoding ribulose-phosphate 3-epimerase, producing the protein MALPLRIAPSILAADFTQLGDQIRQAEAAGADQIHIDVMDGCFVPNITMGPLAVEAARRVTSLPLDVHLMIVHPENLIPAFVAAGATLISVHAETCPHLHRTVQQIREAGAHPSVVLNPGTPAVAVKEVLPFVDMVLVMTVNPGFGGQAFIPQMLGKIGEIRGMLDALGSTADVQVDGGIDVTTAPQVVQHGANVLVAGTAIFRAPDGIAAATRALREAVRQW
- a CDS encoding DAK2 domain-containing protein, which encodes MKLLAQAGRDWLDQHHALVNQLNVFPVPDGDTGTNMLMTMRNAIKEIADDGSNHAGHIAARIAHGAMMGSRGNSGTILSQLWQGFAHALKDQRTLTAELAVHGLREAADTAYRGVIKPVEGTILTVAREAAEEAESAYKDTQDLETILTRVVARAKDAVARTPEMLPILQKAGVVDSGGSGLAYILEGMLRYVRGEVVTSLGAEISQTQEDLAATLAPEDEMGYGYDVQFIIKGDSLNVNVIRSAIDAMGWSTLVVGDDEAVKVHVHVHDPGIPLSYGISLGGISDIVVENMQEQFQDYVRNRSAGTGLFEATPAEEEVPAFELEPDDIGIVAVSSGAGLARVFKQLGATQLVMGGQTNNPSTQEILEAIQRVPTSKVILLPNNKNIILAAEQAARLATNQDVIVVPTRSMPQGISALLPYDPKGELTDVAQAMAEAKDEVITGEITTATRSVELNGVEVETGQIIGLVDGTLAVSGNNLDSVMEQVLQQMQVDARELVTLYYGDGIQTPDAEAMVERLQARYEDQSFELVRGGQPHYHYILSAE
- a CDS encoding FtsK/SpoIIIE family DNA translocase; protein product: MASKKTASGGRSVSDEKPASRSRASNSAPRASQPKGKSPKASSSPKARSTRTSQRPPIAKRTNALQQIRSAFDRLRGTLTDPAFWQRQRDQLPPWTDEIAAILLIVLGVVILTALLNTTSQAALSRAISRLLRQIFGTGGYVIAAAVMAGGAIILLRKFGIVIRLGWTRIVALEMAFGSLQALLHLAANDPEPRALAGDGGGGGYVGWALSQLTAGLGRGVSFLVFGLLLIASTIAVIGLRRKHVIAAAAWLSAQLERSLTRLDEIIPAEPATPSSATSEHRSPMVSRSPRLGHTRAGDGEARIPYSRPSVVQRVTPAGDGDEEPAPDPAQSEHHTPSRAAQARNMRLRRDTESLSQEDRNKLVEETRRSLGAENGRSLIAPGAPGARASIVPRDYASQGGSNAARGQVRENDEGAPERYFTVEDFREVKKIGKRDEVLPPLDLLNTIELDKPTEEEINTNARIIKNTLLEFDVEVEVVDVKVGPTVTMYAVSPYTETVTDDGAMVTNRVRVGQIANLSSDLALALSAKRLRIQAPVPGHSYVGVEVPNRKPSTVTLRPVLESENFYKNRNRPLAMPLGRDVSGETFIADLQTMPHLLVAGTTGSGKSIMLAAMTTAFILNNPPDQLKLILLDPKMVELSRFNGLPHLLGPVETELDRIIGVLRWSTREMERRYKLLEKEAARNIETYNKLLGRRRKDEHLPYLVIVIDEIGDLMMQRPDETERALTRLAQMARAVGIHLMVATQRPSVDVITGLIKANFPARISFAVASSVDSRVVLDYTGAETLMGRGDMLYLAADAAGPQRIQGCYISDEEVNDVVEHWRTWHAQEVEAGRMDPGGIAPWERGLTRREVLSETDPMLEEAIALVVNEGEASASLIQRRLGLGYPRAARLVDLMHELGIVGPAQPGGKSRSVTVKPGDDPFKQLVDKRLKNR
- a CDS encoding Asp23/Gls24 family envelope stress response protein, coding for MTTDETSRGMIEISPNAIASLAGHAVLQTYGVVGMASPNLASDLVASLTRDPHRGIQIRQDASQIIIDVYVVIEYGTRIASVANSLINAVRYTVEQSIGIPVGQVNVHVQGLRVSRPE
- the rpmB gene encoding 50S ribosomal protein L28, producing MAKCEICGKIPQFGHNVSHSHRKTNRQFRPNIQRVKVLDNGRLVSKYVCAQCIKTMSKDAKAR
- a CDS encoding DegV family protein produces the protein MDRIRIVTDSTCDLPAAWIEQFDIRIVPTYVQFGDESLADDGVQITRAGFYQRMVSAPIHPTTAAGSVGESADAIARALDGAEHVIGITAAAQLSGIFNTFRLAAEETDPARVTVIDSRQTTMGLGWQVYVAAEMARDGASVEAITATLEGMQPRTDVYAALDTMEHLRRSGRVGWATAVVGSLFQIRPIVRLHEGVVSAVARVRTSQRLFDAMVELAHETAPFDYLAVMHTVNPEGAQRLLEALADIHPKTPVPIVEATPVLGVHVGPKGLGLGIVRKA